In Pseudomonas sp. HR96, the DNA window AAGCTGGCTGACAGGCAATGGCACAAGCCTAGACCTGCGCGATGACAATTGCCTGCTCTGGGCCTAAGATCGCCAAGGCTCTGATTAAGGCATCCCATGGCGCAAAAAGATTCCATCTCCATGCAAATGGTTGGCGAAGCGCTGCAACAATGCGCCCTCGGCGAACGCGAGCGCCAGCAATTGCTGGCCGCTGCCGGCATTGCCGGGCCGACCCATGGGCGGGTCTCGGCCCAGGCCTACGCGCGATTGTGGCGGCGCCTGGCGCAGGTCACCGACGATGAATTCTTCGGCATGGACCCGCGCCCGCTGCGCTCGGGCAGCCTGGCCTACCTGTGCCGCGTGGCGGTAAGCCAGCCGACCCTGGCCGATGCGTTGCAGGTGATGCTCGGCTTTCTCTCGCTGATGCTCGGGCAGACCCCGGCGCAGCTGGATGTGCATCAGAGCCTGGCGCAGATCGTACTGGGCCGCGACGGCGGCCCGCCGCAGCGACCCTTCACCTATTTCACCTACTGGCTGATCGTCCAGGGCCTGGCCAGCTGGCTGGTGGACCGGCGCCTGCCGGTGGTGGCGGTGGAGCTGCCCTGTGCGGCGCCCGAGTACCTGGATGACTACCGCGTGCTGTTCAGCGACAACCTGCGCTTCGAGCGCCCGCAGGCGCGTCTGGTGCTCGCCGCCGAGTGCCTGGACTGGCCGGTGCGCCGCAGCCTCGCCGAGGTGCCACGGTTTCTCGCGCGGGCGCCCGGCAACATCCTCGTGCGCTATCGCGACCCGGACAGCCTGGCCCAGCGCATCCGCG includes these proteins:
- a CDS encoding AraC family transcriptional regulator, producing MAQKDSISMQMVGEALQQCALGERERQQLLAAAGIAGPTHGRVSAQAYARLWRRLAQVTDDEFFGMDPRPLRSGSLAYLCRVAVSQPTLADALQVMLGFLSLMLGQTPAQLDVHQSLAQIVLGRDGGPPQRPFTYFTYWLIVQGLASWLVDRRLPVVAVELPCAAPEYLDDYRVLFSDNLRFERPQARLVLAAECLDWPVRRSLAEVPRFLARAPGNILVRYRDPDSLAQRIRGQLRRLDPAQWPEIETLARQLHMSASTLRRRLGEEGQAWQGLKDSVRKELATGWLADAALPVAEIAARLGFADSRAFYKAFRKWTGASPGHYRSLMLGGVQNAQAD